ACTGGATAAAAGTGAGTTTCTAATAGCTGCTTGGGTGTTACCTGTAGGCAGTATTCCTTGGCATAGGAAAATTTGTCCCATTGGCTTCACATTTTAAACAACTTTGTATTAGTTTCTGTTGTACTTTGCTTTGGGTGGTAAAGCAGTGTATAGTCAGAGATCCAGATCCTCTCTGGTTCAAAGCTGAATTCATGGAACTCAAACTTTATGATGTTTGGTGAAACCAAAGGGACTGAGTACAGCCAACAGTTATTACAGGTGGTTGATAAGAtcaaatcatttgattaaaatagtttAGTAACAGTGTTCATATCCAGGCCATCATGCACTATGCCAGGACAGTTCTTTTATGTACTGAGCAAGCCTTGATAAATCCCCTCCACACACACAATTTGCCTTTCTAAGATGTAATTAATGATACACTTATGTAATGAAAATTGCACCAAGCAGGGGCTTTCAACAAAAATAAGAAAGGGACATTTGGCTGGGATCTCCTAATTCAGCTAAAAAGATCCAAATTTAAATTTCagtccttttttgtattttatgtctGAATTTATTGCTGTGGCTATGATTCAGTAATGTCTTCTGATTTTAATTGGCAAATTACAAGCTGTTCATATAAATATGTTGACTTATTGCTGGAAAATAAATTTAATTGAAAGCACTTTATTACAGTGACCTTCTCTTTTTTGTCTCTTTCCTCCCTATCCCTTTcctcttctttcatttttttttctcaattttttttctcaaggaGCCGAGCCAGTTCATGTTGCTTATTTTACAGCTGTTTGCATATAAATTAAATAGAATCAGTCATCTGTCAATATAATGCCTCATTGTTTTTTCAGGGTTAATATTTGTGGTGGACAGCAATGATCGAGAACGAGTGAATGAGGCCCGTGAAGAACTGATGAGGATGCTGGCAGAGGATGAGTTGAGGGATGCAGTGTTGCTTGTTTTTGCTAACAAACAGGTTTGTGGTTCTTTGCTTAGCTAAATGGTATACTGTATGACATGCAAGCTTTATGGGCAAGTAGATTTATTCATGTTGGCACCATgacattatttatttacatttatatatttgtctGTGGTAGTAACATTGGCTGGGCTTATAGCACTTGCACGTTTCCTTTGCCAGTGCTATTGTTATTCTCTGCTTGCTATGTAACATAAACTTGACCGTCCATAATTACTTGCAGGATCTGCCAAATGCTATGAATGCTGCAGAGATAACAGACAAGCTGGGCCTGCATTCTCTCCGCCACCGCAACTGGTACATCCAAGCAACTTGCGCCACCAGTGGCGATGGCCTGTATGAAGGGCTGGACTGGCTAGCCAACCAACTGAAGAACAAGAAGTGAAGGTGCCAGTCCCATTTTGTCTCCAGCGTGCGCCTGACTCTTCCTCCCACATCCTTACTGTGCTTCCCCAGCCAAACCAGGTTGGGGTTGGCTCCTGGTACAGACCACACAATCCCTCCTGCTTCTCTTGGTTCCACATTTGCTTTCGTTGCCGTTTTGGTTTGGGGTGTTTTAATCGGGTGCCGTGTTTCTCCTGGTTCATCAAGCTGCTGTTACTTGCTGTTTTCTTTGTTCTTTGAAGATATTGGTTGGGAGTGGACAAGTGAGTCTTGGCAGTACATGCCTGAGTATTCTGCCCCCTGTAGACAGGGTTGGTTAGAGGGAAGGAATGGGAGCAGTGCTGTTTTGTGTTTATGTTGTGTGGAAGCTCCCTTTGCACATGATTGTGGGAATGTTTTTGGCTTCTTGTATttggttttaaattatttccGTTTCAGTACTTCATCCAAGATGGTTTAAATAGTTAAACAAGGatcatattatattttattctattgGGAAAGGATACAATAAGCTTGGGTTCTAATATCATTTCAGAGGGTTGTGTTTTGGTGCAGCAGAGCAGTTTTAATAGATGACCAAACCTCTGGGAAGCAAAAAGAGAAATTGAAGGTGCAATAAAGAAGTTAGAAAGGCAATATATTCTTTTAGCTAGAGAAGTGTAGGCAGGCTTCCCACCGGGAGAGGCACTCCTTGCTTGTACGTTTCACAACACTTTATTGCTTTGTCAGTGAGAAGTTTCTTCTGTGAGGCAATGCTGTATTGTGCAACAGTGATGGAGGGAGGAACCCTCCCAGCAGCAAGGGTGCTTATACTTTGGTactttataatatacaaaatatttattttccctgtGGCACTTGTGTCTCTCCAGTAGTAAAGTATTAACTTGAAATAGTTCTTTAGCATTGACCTGGTTTTGTCAttccagtttaaaggaacagtcctCCTGCATGCATCAACTGTAGCAGTTACTTATTTCCTTGAGTAAATAAGATTTAAACTTGGTTAATTAGCTGTGTTATATTTACAATACAAGACACTGATAGGTTGGGAGGGCAAGGTAGAGAACCACAAATAGTTAAGTTGgccgtacatgggcagatttaaggttctccagactgatttggcagcttttcTGCCCATGGAAGGGAACCCCCggcaggcctacctgaccaatatgtgGTAAAAATCGGGCAGATTTCtgtcggacaggtttgatttttttccgtcggattggggactgcatcggctcattatTGTGGTCCTTGTTCTGACAGCTGCTATTcctgtcattgtaatttgatcatttggccctatggccacttaggtgggcatatcaaggGAAAGTATAGTATGTAGTATAGTTTATAgcgtatgaccacctttagtagCCTGCAGACTGTCATCTGCTACTCCCCTTCCTTATCCTAGACACAAAGTGTTTAATTTGAGGAAAAGTGAGTTATTCTGCAGCAGAAAGAGTTGACACAATTTTACAACTGCCGTTATAACAAtgcaaatattaatatattagtgGTATTCTAGCCATAGCACATTGCTCTGTCtaacaaaatgtataaaaaccAAGCATCAAAAATAagctaaataaatgataaaacacTGGATAACAAGTATATTTGGTATTAAACTGAAACTATTGTTACAGTTATCAAGCTAAAATGAGCTAAATGTACACTCACATTGCAGGCTCAGGTCACTAAATTAATCATTTGACATTAGCATGTCCAGCCTGTGACCTTTCTTTTGTTGTTGGGCTATAACTCAGTGTATAGTTAATGAGGGGTCCTGGGAGTTATTTGCAGGCCCTCGGGATGAGCTGCAGTTTTTGATCAGTTTGAGCATAGGACAGGCTTAGGAAGCATTAGCAATAAAACTAGTTTCTTGTCGATAGTCAAAAGTATTGTATTATTGCACTCCTGCCCTTTTCTCTCAAAGTCCCACACACTGTGGTACGTGCATGCTTTATACTCTCCCTTAAGGGTGGAAAGGCGCCCAAACATCAGCAGTAGGTTAATGCTGAAAaatgcaggaaagatcattattataatgtgtacggccacctttagtttagtTACATGTGATGCTAGTACATTCGCAATGTGCCTCCTGTTGTACTAGCTCTCTCTGTCTCAGCTACATGTGTATAAAGCTGAGGGACAGAAGTAGAGTTCAGCCAAGTGAGATCAGATATACTAAGGCTACTGGTACACTGGCAGGACATTTTGCCATGGGACAAAACAGCTGAAGTTTCCTTCCCAGCGAGACAACTTTGGGCTACTGTGCGGCAAGTGTTTTCCCACCAGACAAAATGTTCTGTGTGCTAGTACTCTAACTACATACTAATGTACAATGGCTTTTACCagggttatttaaaggagaaggaaaggctaaatcactagggggtgccaaatgttaggcaccttccagtgattgtaatcacttacctgaatcCTCcagttggtgctcctgttaggagaaaactgcaccggcctggggtaaatGCAGACGAGTGATACTctttcttcct
This sequence is a window from Xenopus tropicalis strain Nigerian chromosome 2, UCB_Xtro_10.0, whole genome shotgun sequence. Protein-coding genes within it:
- the arf3 gene encoding ADP-ribosylation factor 3 isoform X1, producing MGNIFGNLLKSLIGKKEMRILMVGLDAAGKTTILYKLKLGEIVTTIPTIGFNVETVEYKNISFTVWDVGGQDKIRPLWRHYFQNTQGLIFVVDSNDRERVNEAREELMRMLAEDELRDAVLLVFANKQDLPNAMNAAEITDKLGLHSLRHRNWYIQATCATSGDGLYEGLDWLANQLKNKK